From a region of the Bacteroidota bacterium genome:
- a CDS encoding DUF945 domain-containing protein, producing MAPSIGATAPIKEVSKLYTFVPTLPVVDLLRGDGWVPVQAKEVNVRIEEKKGFQKHLIRFQRNDLIITPEERVDIVLYNSHDRGCAFNLIASIWRKICSNGLMVSNDLLNFSHRHIGFDGNAFLESAQKIVASTSMIADQVDFMKSIELTPDDRGVFAITALEAAYNEPEKAPVTADRLLTDRRMDDKGKDLWTTFNVVQENLMKGGLPGRSKATGKRQRTRAVNSIDKDIKLNKLLWSLTERMAELKTAE from the coding sequence ATGGCCCCATCAATCGGCGCAACCGCCCCGATTAAAGAGGTTTCAAAATTATACACATTCGTACCGACCCTGCCCGTGGTTGATCTTCTCCGGGGTGATGGTTGGGTCCCGGTCCAGGCCAAAGAAGTCAACGTCCGGATAGAAGAAAAAAAAGGTTTTCAAAAACATCTGATCAGGTTCCAGCGAAACGACCTGATTATCACACCCGAAGAACGGGTTGATATCGTGCTTTATAATAGCCATGACCGAGGATGCGCTTTTAATTTGATCGCCTCTATCTGGCGAAAAATATGTTCAAACGGGTTGATGGTTTCGAATGATTTGTTGAATTTTTCCCACCGCCACATCGGTTTTGATGGTAACGCCTTTTTAGAATCTGCACAGAAAATCGTTGCCAGCACGTCAATGATCGCCGACCAGGTCGATTTTATGAAATCCATTGAACTAACCCCTGACGATAGAGGGGTTTTTGCTATAACAGCCCTTGAAGCCGCCTACAATGAGCCTGAAAAAGCCCCTGTGACAGCTGATAGGCTTCTGACAGATAGACGTATGGATGACAAAGGGAAAGACCTTTGGACGACATTTAACGTGGTTCAAGAAAATCTTATGAAAGGTGGTTTGCCCGGTAGATCCAAGGCCACCGGAAAACGCCAGAGGACCCGAGCCGTCAATTCAATTGATAAGGATATCAAGTTGAATAAACTCTTGTGGTCACTGACAGAAAGAATGGCCGAATTAAAAACAGCCGAATAA
- a CDS encoding DUF4942 domain-containing protein, which yields MASIFNFNKDFYPTPLKMINKMWSKIPQKDRSGLNYILDPQAGDGKIIEYLKDNFRYYHSKTIHAIEIDPQLQTILHGKKITVIDSDFLLYAGPDKYDLIMMNPPFSNGDAHLLKAIDIMYSGHIVCLINAETIKNPYTNSRKLLVQKLNDLNADIEFIQDAFLEAERKTAVEVALVYIHIKRDIETDLFQGLGDAIKEDHGNAHEENEIAHRDAIGNLVLVYNRIITIGTQSLLDFYKNYHHVSNYLTIGIKGEEENRFSDVNDNKKLTALMQEKLNTFVSKVRVAYWRKVLNLDKVAERMTVKKLEEFNVRLQNNSQMDFTENNIRTFILNLINSYEDILKEAVQDLFQKLTIESAYHETLHTKNIHYFNGWKTNKAYRVGKRVIVNMGYKAFIDWSGRWYLDWDAARKLDDIDKVMNYFDGRSEYVSIRKAIDQAYQNGQTSGIESTYFRITTHKKGTMHLMFLNDDILRRFNITACKSKNFLPEDYGRKPFEDVKDIDFEDKKTYEKNISNEKSLFYQNHFLKIAS from the coding sequence ATGGCTTCAATTTTCAATTTCAACAAAGATTTTTATCCAACTCCGCTAAAAATGATAAACAAAATGTGGAGTAAAATACCACAAAAAGATAGAAGTGGTTTAAACTATATTCTTGATCCACAGGCCGGAGATGGAAAAATTATTGAATATCTTAAAGATAATTTTCGGTATTACCATAGCAAAACTATTCATGCGATCGAAATAGATCCGCAGCTTCAAACCATTCTCCACGGCAAAAAAATAACTGTTATAGATTCTGACTTTCTTCTTTATGCCGGTCCTGATAAATATGATTTGATCATGATGAACCCACCGTTTTCAAATGGTGACGCACATCTTTTAAAGGCCATAGATATCATGTATTCAGGGCACATCGTATGTCTTATTAACGCCGAAACGATCAAGAACCCTTATACAAATTCAAGAAAACTATTGGTTCAGAAATTAAACGATCTGAACGCCGATATCGAATTTATACAAGATGCTTTTCTTGAGGCTGAAAGAAAAACAGCCGTTGAAGTTGCCCTGGTTTATATCCACATTAAACGCGATATTGAAACAGATCTATTCCAAGGCCTGGGGGATGCAATTAAAGAAGACCATGGCAACGCCCATGAAGAAAACGAAATCGCCCATAGGGACGCCATCGGCAATCTCGTATTGGTTTATAATCGCATCATCACTATTGGAACTCAGTCTCTTCTTGATTTTTATAAGAACTATCATCATGTAAGCAATTATCTAACGATTGGCATTAAAGGTGAAGAAGAAAACCGGTTTTCTGACGTAAATGATAATAAAAAACTGACGGCTTTGATGCAGGAGAAACTAAACACGTTTGTGTCAAAAGTAAGAGTCGCATACTGGCGTAAGGTCCTGAACCTTGACAAAGTTGCAGAGCGCATGACTGTCAAAAAACTTGAAGAATTTAACGTCAGACTTCAGAATAATTCCCAGATGGATTTCACTGAAAACAATATCCGGACGTTCATTTTAAATCTGATCAATTCTTATGAAGACATCTTAAAAGAAGCTGTTCAGGATTTATTTCAAAAATTGACCATTGAAAGTGCATATCACGAAACCCTCCATACAAAAAACATTCACTATTTTAATGGCTGGAAAACAAATAAAGCCTATCGCGTTGGTAAACGAGTTATCGTCAATATGGGATACAAGGCCTTTATTGATTGGAGTGGCCGGTGGTATCTTGATTGGGATGCGGCCAGGAAATTAGACGATATCGATAAAGTTATGAATTATTTCGATGGACGGTCAGAATATGTGTCTATCAGAAAAGCAATTGACCAGGCCTATCAAAACGGCCAAACATCAGGTATTGAATCAACATATTTCAGGATCACGACACATAAAAAAGGTACAATGCATCTAATGTTCTTAAACGACGATATTCTAAGGCGCTTTAATATCACGGCTTGCAAGAGTAAAAACTTTTTGCCTGAAGATTATGGCCGTAAGCCATTTGAAGACGTTAAAGATATTGATTTTGAAGATAAAAAAACATACGAAAAAAACATTTCAAATGAAAAATCACTCTTCTATCAAAATCACTTTTTGAAAATAGCCTCTTAA